The proteins below come from a single Pleuronectes platessa chromosome 3, fPlePla1.1, whole genome shotgun sequence genomic window:
- the LOC128436536 gene encoding phospholipid phosphatase 3, with protein sequence MLDRFVPQSAGVSSADLQLRLADNKSSLVAAGMGMDNGTGKKLIEITGPALSKRKLLVSLDLLCLFLASIPFFACELKAVSPYRRGFICGDPSITYPYLDQEAITDELLIAGGIIITGLTIALGECYRVRFRGVSSKAFIRNLYVSCLYKELGCFLFGCCVGQSLTNMAKLSVGRLRPYFLSVCGVTYASLNCTPGSYVATVSCQQPDHRLEEEARKSFFSGHASFAMYTMLYLAFYLQARLTWGGARLLRPALQFFLVLLAVYTGLTRISDYRHHPSDVLTGYIQGALTAYWVAFHISSMFKSSGSALSPTETLDTPLSPHHTVC encoded by the exons ATGTTGGATAGATTTGTGCCACAGAGCGCCGGCGTCTCCAGCGCGGACCTCCAGCTCAGACTGGCGGACAACAAGAGCAGCCTGGTCGCAGCAGGGATGGGGATGGACAACGGCACCGGGAAGAAACTCATCGAGATAACCGGACCGGCTTTGTCCAAAAGAAAACTTCTGGTCAGCTTAGACCTCCTGTGCCTCTTCCTTG CCTCCATCCCTTTCTTCGCATGTGAGCTGAAGGCAGTGAGTCCTTACAGAAGGGGCTTTATATGCGGGGACCCCAGCATCACCTATCCTTATCTGGACCAAGAGGCCATTACAGATGAATTACTCATCGCCGGTGGCATCATCATCACCGGCCTCACA ATCGCCCTCGGGGAGTGTTACAGGGTACGCTTCCGAGGTGTCAGCTCCAAGGCCTTCATCAGGAATCTGTACGTGTCCTGTCTGTATAAGGAGCTTGGCTGCTTCCTGTTCGGCTGCTGCGTCGGCCAATCACTGACCAACATGGCCAAGCTGAGTGTGGGCCGGCTACGACcctacttcctgtctgtgtgtggggtCACTTACGCGTCACTCAACTGCACGCCGGGAAGTTACGTTGCAACAGTGAGCTGCCAACAGCCTGACCACCGGTTAGAGGAAGAGGCGAG GAAGTCCTTCTTCTCGGGCCATGCTTCCTTTGCCATGTACACAATGCTCTATTTAGCA tttTACCTGCAGGCCCGGCTGACGTGGGGTGGGGCTCGGCTCCTGAGGCCAGCGCTGCAGTTCTTCCTGGTTTTGCTGGCGGTCTATACAGGCCTGACCCGCATCTCCGACTACCGGCACCACCCGTCTGACGTGCTGACAGGATACATACAGGGAGCCCTCACTGCTTACTGGGTG GCCTTccacatctcctccatgttcaaaAGCTCCGGTTCAGCCCTCTCTCCAACTGAGACCCTGGACACCCCCCTGTCCCCCCACCATACCGTCTGCTAA
- the LOC128436535 gene encoding adhesion G protein-coupled receptor L1 — translation MAASLWFLGVCALSLAHVAPSSQAMSRAAMPFGLLRRELACEGYPIELRCPGSDVVMVETANYGRTDDKICDADPFQMENTQCYLPDALKIMAQRCNNRTQCVVVAGVDVFPDPCPGTYKYLEIQYECVPYKVDQKVFVCPGSLLSIQPASSLLEAEHQSGAWCKDPLQAGDRLYVMPWTPYRTEVLYEYASWDDYRQNRITTTYKLPSRVDGTGFVVYDGAVFYNKERTRNLVKYDLRTRIKSGEAVVVNANYHDTSPYRWGGKSDIDLAVDENGLWVIYSTEANNGRIVVSQVNPYTLRFEGTWATGFDKRGASNAFMACGVLYAVRSVFQDDEGQAEGRAGSDMVIYAYDTSRGQELPVQIPFPNPYQYISSIDYNPRDNQLYVWNNYYVLRYPLQFTPPPPTKGPLSSLMTTVRSYTATVALTPVRPSASHPIGVINRGPFDQRPITAMVPLTPRPPLRIPLAPGGPGQVGGCEGRVARGVQWPPTLKGDTVERPCPKGSLGIASYQCMSSPVGWSSRGPDLSNCTSPWVSQIAQKIKSGENAANIAGELVNLTRGRIYAGDVSMSVRLIEQLLDILDSQLQALRPANKESAARNYNKLQKRERTCRAYVQAVVQTVDNLLGPEALVSWADMSSVDQSRSASLLLDAVEKGAFLLANNLYEGRFSDRAPNVDLEVYVLNTEADIQDLTFPHSYDSDSILQISALALQQYSNNGQVKLVLSLYKNLGTFLTTQNSTLRLGLGLGQGSEVRRKSLVVNSHVISASVHRGSNRVYLSEPVIFTLRHLQLENHFGPNCSFWNATGFSGSGRWATQGCRLLHTNNTHTTCACNHLSSYAVLMTYQQPAFGVGVEELLVYVVSWVGISVALVCLATCLTTLCCQGAPWHTDHSTIHCNLWANLLITELLFLVGANKTQYTVVCSIIAGLLHFSMLSVFCWLCLEGVELYLLQREVFEGRNSRRKYFYLCGYSIPGLVVAVSAAIDFRGYGSKTACWLRTDNYFIWSFLGPGAVIIMLNLVILVMTLHKMHSTAALKPDSSRHDNLRAWAVGSLTLLFLQSVTWSSGLMFLSAPSLLLAYLFSSLNTAQGLLITILHCSLARKGQKDYGRCLRLSQCCATSSSSSPDSVKGSALRSNSRYTSSQSRRATANRQSRIRRMWNDTVRRQTESSFIAADVNNTPTLNRAALGNHFLTNPVLQTHAGASPYDTMLAQGYNQPFTSTEGVVSQSQESCGLDSVCLNGGYTPNTFTLHGLGTTPGSRAGVVGSTDLLREGGVAIGGDDISPALLTPHGATDLGGSAGMRRNLSDAAALEKMIISELVQSNLRPSVPMPVPPERYGSLARPHHHDRAALMHTATLTRHPQPHQEGWAATMQPNTHHNAQDGWAHTRHHTQDGETHSTARGQDHATAPRLQDGWSHAYTSVDLESRELLKDGDRLQLQGTLGCRGLQDRQQARPPDVQARPYSTLSRAPGTLSRHRGPVESSGVMERERERDRDWDRYRDRPLPPPPPPPPQESEPLYKALEEPLLLKQREAGVDAWRGQNKDETFHLQRDGLIEEWRGGAERGRDDCFTSQKRDEEIDEWRDGMERGRDEPHLLEKRDGRLEVWRGGAEAEQEETFITQKKEFGIEAWRGGMEREKEETLFLKDRDGWRAGVERESEKQKDRALDVWRGGIDIDREESFLFESKDGGLDGRKRGKERGSLRYHGEREDSESFALPLTPDLDLDTDSSPIYARDSNPSPLYPGDRSSPPISIFPRSSPPTNIFAQRDNNSPPNNIYSRHSPQVYSRSSSPPRFYTRTSPPTLSYPDSSPEGPEDVSPAGQSQRPALELPYSLGRPPLGPRPNHLQTFYQPPPLPSNGDAAYTAEPNSEGEDGQMQRVTSL, via the exons ATGGCTGCATCTCTATGGTTCCTGGGGGTGTGTGCGCTCAGCCTGGCTCACGTCGCCCCCTCCAGCCAAG CTATGTCCCGCGCTGCGATGCCGTTTGGGCTGCTGCGCAGGGAGCTGGCATGCGAGGGTTACCCCATAGAGCTCCGCTGCCCTGGAAGTGACGTGGTGATGGTGGAAACTGCCAACTATGGACGCACCGACGACAAGATCTGTGACGCAGACCCCTTCCAAATGGAGAACACACAGTGTTACCTCCCTGATGCATTAAAGATTATGGCCCAGAG GTGTAACAACAGGACTCAGTGTGTCGTGGTCGCAGGGGTCGACGTGTTCCCAGACCCTTGCCCTGGAACATACAAGTACCTGGAGATCCAGTATGAGTGTGTCCCTTACA AAGTGGACCAAAAAG TTTTCGTGTGTCCGGGCTCGCTGCTCAGCATCCAGCcggcctcctccctcctggagGCAGAGCATCAGTCTGGTGCGTGGTGCAAGGACCCGCTGCAGGCCGGTGACAGGCTATACGTCATGCCCTGGACGCCATATAGGACAGAGGTGCTGTATGAGTACGCCTCCTGGGACGACTACCGCCAAAACAGAATCACCACCACCTACAA GTTGCCTAGCCGTGTGGACGGTACAGGCTTTGTGGTTTATGACGGCGCTGTGTTTTACAACAAAGAGCGAACGCGCAATCTGGTCAAGTATGACTTGCGGACCCGCATCAAAAGCGGCGAGGCAGTGGTGGTTAATGCCAACTACCACGACACCTCGCCTTACCGCTGGGGAGGGAAGTCAGACATCGATCTGGCGGTGGACGAGAACGGCCTTTGGGTGATCTACTCTACTGAAGCCAATAATGGACGCATCGTGGTCAGCCAG GTGAACCCTTACACCTTGCGGTTTGAGGGTACATGGGCCACCGGCTTTGACAAACGCGGGGCGAGCAACGCCTTCATGGCCTGTGGCGTGCTCTATGCCGTACGCTCCGTCTTCCAGGACGATGAAGGGCAGGCAGAGGGCCGGGCGGGCAGCGACATGGTGATTTACGCCTACGACACCAGCCGTGGACAGGAGCTGCCCGTTCAGATACCGTTCCCCAACCCTTATCAGTACATCTCCTCCATAGACTACAACCCCAGAGACAACCAGCTGTACGTGTGGAACAACTATTATGTACTGAGATACCCACTACAGTTCACTCCGCCGCCGCCCACTAAAG gtcccctctcctctctgatgACCACCGTACGCTCCTACACGGCTACTGTTGCTCTGACTCCAGTGCGACCGTCGGCCTCCCACCCAATTGGCGTCATCAATCGAGGGCCCTTTGACCAGCGGCCCATCACAGCCATGGTCCCTCTGACCCCACGCCCTCCACTGCGTATCCCCTTGGCTCCTGGGGGCCCCGGCCAGGTGGGCGGATGTGAGGGCCGGGTGGCACGAGGGGTGCAGTGGCCCCCTACCCTGAAGGGAGATACCGTGGAGAGGCCGTGCCCTAAAGGTTCACTTG GTATAGCCTCCTATCAGTGCATGTCATCCCCAGTGGGCTGGAGCTCCAGAGGGCCTGACCTTTCCAACTGTACCTCTCCCTGGGTCAGCCAAATTGCACAGAAG ATTAAGAGCGGAGAGAACGCAGCCAACATCGCTGGGGAGTTGGTCAACCTAACCAGGGGGCGGATCTATGCCGGTGATGTCAGCATGTCCGTCAGGCTAATTGAACAGTTATTGGACATCCTGGACTCCCAGCTTCAGGCCCTGAGACCAGCCAATAAGGAGTCTGCAGCGCGCAATTACAACAAG ctgCAGAAGAGGGAACGCACCTGCAGAGCTTACGTTCAG GCTGTCGTTCAGACAGTTGATAACCTGTTGGGTCCCGAGGCTCTCGTGTCCTGGGCTGACATGAGTAGTGTAGACCAATCACGCTCCGCATCACTGCTGTTAGACGCAGTCGAGAAAGGAGCGTTTCTATTGGCCAACAACCTCTACGAAGGCCGTTTCAGTGACAGAGCACCAAATGTTG ATCTGGAGGTGTATGTGCTAAACACAGAGGCGGACATACAGGACCTGACGTTCCCTCACTCCTACGACAGCGACAGCATCTTGCAGATATCAGCTCTGGCGCTGCAGCAGTACAGCAACAATG GCCAGGTGAAGCTGGTCCTCTCTCTCTATAAGAACCTTGGCACGTTCCTGACAACCCAGAATTCCACTCTGCGACTCGGCCTGGGGCTGGGCCAGGGCTCAGAGGTCAGGCGTAAGAGCCTGGTGGTCAACTCCCATGTGATCTCTGCCTCTGTGCACAGAGGATCCAACAGAGTGTACCTCTCTGAGCCCGTGATCTTCACCCTCAGGCACCTGCAG ctggAGAACCACTTTGGCCCCAACTGCTCCTTCTGGAATGCAACAGGGTTTTCTGGGAGCGGCAGGTGGGCGACGCAGGGCTGCCGCCTGCTGCACACCAACAACACGCACACTACCTGCGCCTGCAACCACCTGTCCAGCTATGCTGTCCTCATGACTTATCAGCAACCTGCT TTCGGGGTCGGCGTAGAAGAGCTTCTGGTCTATGTGGTGTCTTGGGTTGGCATCTCTGTAGCACTGGTGTGTTTGGCCACCTGCCTTACAACACTGTGCTGCCAGGGGGCGCCCTGGCACACAGACCACAGCACCATCCACTGCAACTTGTGGGCCAACCTGCTCATCACTGAACTGCTCTTCCTTGTTGGCGCCAACAAGACACAGTACACA GTGGTGTGCTCCATCATCGCTGGCTTGCTGCACTTCTCGATGCTCTCAGTGTTTTGCTGGTTGTGTCTGGAGGGGGTCGAACTTTACCTGCTGCAGCGGGAGGTATTTGAGGGTCGCAACTCCAGGAGGAAGTATTTCTACCTGTGTGGCTACTCCATTCCTGGGCTGGTGGTGGCCGTGTCTGCAGCAATAGACTTCAGAGGCTACGGCTCAAAGACGGC atgttggCTACGAACAGACAACTACTTCATCTGGAGTTTCCTTGGACCTGGTGCTGTCATCATCATG TTGAATCTTGTTATCTTGGTGATGACCTTACATAAGATGCACAGCACTGCAGCTTTGAAGCCAGACTCCAGTCGCCATGACAACCTGAG ggcgTGGGCAGTAGGCTCCCTGACGCTGCTCTTCCTGCAGAGCGTCACCTGGTCCTCAGGCCTGATGTTCCtgtctgctccatctctcctcctggcttatctcttctcctccctcaacACCGCCCAGGGCCTCCTCATCACCATACTGCACTGCAGCCTCGCCAGGAAG GGCCAGAAGGACTATGGCCGATGCCTGCGTCTCTCGCAGTGCTGTGCAACCTCCTCTTCCAGTTCTCCGGACTCGGTGAAGGGTTCTGCCCTCCGGTCCAACAGCCGCTACACGAGCAGCCAGAGTCGGAGagccactgcaaacagacag AGTCGCATCAGGAGGATGTGGAACGACACCGTTCGCCGGCAGACCGAATCCTCTTTCATCGCTGCAGATGTGAACAACACTCCCACTCTCAACCGAG CTGCTTTGGGAAACCACTTCCTCACTAATCCAGTGCTGCAGACTCATGCTGGAGCCTCTCCCTATGACACAATGCTGGCCCAGGGATACAACCAACCTTTCACCTCAACAG AGGGTGTCGTGTCCCAAAGTCAGGAGTCCTGTGGGTTGGACAGTGTGTGCCTCAACGGCGGCTACACCCCCAACACCTTCACCCTGCACGGTCTGGGGACGACACCTGGGTCCAGGGCTGGAGTGGTGGGCAGCACTGACCtcctgagggagggaggagtagCTATCGGAGGGGATGACATCTCACCAGCCCTCCTCACCCCCCACGGGGCCACAGATCTGGGCGGCAGTGCTGGAATGCGCCGGAACCTGTCTGACGCTGCTGCACTGGAGAAGATGATCATCTCGGAGCTGGTGCAGAGCAACCTGAGGCCCTCGGTCCCCATGCCGGTTCCTCCCGAGCGCTACGGCAGCCTGGCGAGGCCTCATCACCACGATAGGGCGGCCCTGATGCACACCGCCACACTGACTCGACACCCACAGCCGCACCAGGAGGGCTGGGCTGCCACCatgcagccaaacacacaccacaatgCACAAGATGGCTGGGCGCATACAAGGCACCACACACAAGATGGCGAGACACATTCTACAGCACGCGGGCAGGATCATGCCACAGCGCCACGCTTACAAGATGGCTGGTCGCATGCATATACTTCTGTAGATTTGGAGTCCCGTGAGCTGCTTAAAGACGGGGACAGGTTGCAGCTGCAAGGCACTCTGGGTTGCCGCGGGCTCCAAGACAGGCAGCAGGCACGTCCCCCTGATGTTCAGGCTCGGCCTTACTCCACACTCAGCCGCGCCCCTGGTACTCTGTCCCGCCACCGTGGCCCGGTGGAGTCGAGTGGagtgatggaaagagagagagaaagggacagaGACTGGGATCGATACAGGGACAGGCCCcttccgcctcctcctccccctcccccacagGAGTCTGAGCCCCTGTACAAGGCTCTGGAAGAGCCGCTGCTGTTGAAACAGAGGGAGGCAGGTGTGGATGCGTGGCGAGGCCAGAACAAGGACGAGACATTTCACTTACAAAGGGACGGATTGATTGAGGAATGGAGGGGAGGAGCTGAGCGAGGAAGGGATGATTGTTTTACATCTCAAAAGAGAGACGAAGAGATTGATGAATGGAGAGATGGAatggaaagagggagggatgaaCCTCATCTGTTGGAGAAGCGAGATGGAAGATTGGAGGtgtggcgaggaggagcagaggcggAGCAGGAAGAGACTTTCATAACCCAGAAGAAAGAATTCGGGATTGAGGCATGGAGAggtgggatggagagagagaaggaagaaacCTTGTTTTTAAAAGACAGAGACGGATGGAGGGCAGGGGTTGAACGAGAGAGTGAGAAACAGAAGGATAGAGCACTGGACGTGTGGAGAGGAGGGATCGATATAGACAGGGAGGAATCCTTCCTGTTTGAGAGCAAAGATGGTGGTTTAGATGGGAGGAAacgagggaaagaaagagggtCTCTACGTTATCATGGCGAGCGGGAAGATTCAGAGAGCTTTGCTCTGCCTTTGACCCCTGATCTTGACCTTGATACTGACTCCTCACCAATCTACGCCAGAGATTCCAACCCCTCCCCGCTCTACCCGGGGGACCGAAGCTCGCCGCCAATCAGCATCTTCCCCAGAAGCTCTCCCCCAACAAATATTTTCGCTCAACGAGACAACAACTCACCTCCCAACAACATCTACTCCCGACACTCCCCCCAGGTGTACAGCCGAAGCAGCTCCCCTCCTCGCTTCTACACCCGCACCTCCCCTCCAACGCTCTCGTACCCCGACAGCAGTCCTGAAGGTCCGGAGGATGTCAGCCCTGCAGGCCAGTCCCAGCGGCCCGCCCTGGAATTGCCCTACAGCCTGGGGAGGCCCCCGCTGGGGCCGCGGCCCAATCACCTGCAGACCTTCTACCAGCCGCCACCGCTGCCATCCAATGGAGACGCAGCGTACACGGCAGAGCCCAACTCTGAGGGAGAAGACGGACAGATGCAGCGGGTGACGAGCCTGTGA
- the LOC128436537 gene encoding uncharacterized protein LOC128436537 has product MDVESLQKSGRRRSSCLNVFLVASVIFLFVAVSAVAAGVVLVEMNLGSRRLEIPNFNPEAVKSTGHAPYPESKMQKFAYLRAKSSVLENGPMQWAPVYYGPSVSVGSNYQFVSEQQSLKPQQFGIYFMYIELNFTCTFRCDEAHLSVHVSDALTCDVHLPNVTDIRPVTRKCWTVSRVNGQSLHPQMSVPEGGLESWKLELKGSGFGMFLMD; this is encoded by the exons ATGGACGTCGAGTCTCTCCAGAAGAGCGGCCGCCGGCGCAGCAGCTGCCTGAACGTGTTCCTCGTCGCGTCCGTCATTTTTCTGTTCGTGGCGGTGtctgctgtggctgctggagTTGTCTTGGTGGAGATGAACCTTGGCTCCAGGAGATTGGAGATTCCAAACTTTAACCCCGAGGCAGTAAAGAGTACAGGACACGCTCCTTATCCAGAAAGCAAG ATGCAGAAATTTGCATACCTGCGAGCCAAGTCAA gtgtgTTGGAGAACGGCCCCATGCAATGGGCTCCAGTCTACTACGGTCCTAGTGTGTCTGTGGGGAGCAACTATCAGTTTGTCTCAGAGCAGCAGTCGCTGAAGCCACAACAGTTTGGGATCTACTTCATGTACATTGAACTGAACTTCACCTGCACCTTCAGGTGTGACGAAGCCCACCTCAGCGTGCACGTGAGCGATGCGCTCACATGTGATGTGCACCTTCCTAATGTGACAGATATCAGGCCAGTGACTAGGAAGTGCTGGACAGTGAGCCGGGTGAACGGACagagtcttcatcctcagatgtCTGTACCAGAGGGCGGACTAGAATCCTGGAAGCTGGAGCTGAAGGGCTCGGGATTTGGGATGTTCCTCATGGACTAA